The following are encoded together in the Fusarium keratoplasticum isolate Fu6.1 chromosome 1, whole genome shotgun sequence genome:
- a CDS encoding Dipeptidyl-peptidase V: MASKTTAPYGEWKSPISVESVASKTRSLSAPRASPKSGRAFYTESREDGSTAIVEITNDGLNEVLPAEYSAKNTVYEYGGSPYAILSDDRIIFSNKGNTVHLLNPDTKEVTHLTSSPNLRYSNFDANPASPWVLANQEDHEHDTPDQIRNYIVAINTETSEVRRIRDNADFYYTPHFSFDGTKVAWLEWNHPDLPFDAAKLYSATWNPEGSVSDVHIIAGENREGVAEPRWGPDGSLFFGKEEEAFRKLFRLAPGADVPAEIKLEGLDNAEFGDLRWFQGSHTYAPLSSRFLVAAPVTLGVSKVIIVDLETGSWKEVGDPSILSEVILDSVARLDDTSFIIMGAGTTSALALYRVNIADSVQITKLRSSTEEAFPDSIYSQPESLTISSKGQPHRKIHGFLWMPHNPDFVAPEGDLPPLIMLSHGGPTSFTGLGLKLRIQYFTSRGYAYLALNYNGSSAHGRAYREALFGNFGLVDSDDAAEFAIYLAETGKTRIGAAGITGVSAGGYNTLRTLTRHPLAFAGGVCLSGISDVKRLDESTHKLESDYVEHLVLGPGVDKGEMDRICHERSPLFDAHKTKAPLLLLHGKKDMVCPLDQVEQMADAIKEAGGDVKLIVAPDEGHGFYQPGNVKMWLDEEEKWWRKTLL, from the exons ATGGCGTCAAAGACCACTGCTCCCTACGGGGAATGGAAGTCGCCCATCTCGGTTGAATCTGTTGCTTCAAAAACCCGAAGCCTTTCTGCCCCCAGAGCTAGT CCCAAGTCCGGCAGGGCCTTTTACACCGAGAGTAGAGAAGATGGAAGTACAGCGATCGTCGAGATCACAAATGACGGATTGAATGAGGTACTTCCAGCCGAGTACAGCGCCAAAAACACAGTCTACGAGTATGGAGGCTCACCCTACGCCATCCTGTCTGATGATCGCATCATATTCTCCAACAAGGGAAACACGGTTCATTTACTCAACCCAGACACCAAGGAAGTCACTCATCTGACCTCATCCCCCAACTTAAGATACTCGAACTTTGATGCCAACCCGGCTTCTCCCTGGGTGCTGGCTAACCAGGAAGACCACGAGCATGACACACCAGACCAAATCCGCAACTACATTGTGGCCATCAACACTGAAACATCTGAAGTCAGGCGGATCCGGGACAATGCCGATTTCTACTACACACCTCACTTCAGTTTTGATGGGACAAAAGTCGCCTGGCTGGAGTGGAACCACCCAGACCTTCCCTTTGACGCGGCGAAGCTGTACTCTGCGACTTGGAACCCGGAAGGTTCAGTTTCAGACGTTCACATTATCGCCGGAGAGAATCGTGAAGGAGTTGCTGAACCTCGATGGGGCCCCGACGGCAGTCTTTTCTTtgggaaagaagaagaggcatTCCGAAAGCTATTCCGACTCGCCCCTGGTGCAGATGTACCAGCTGAGATTAAGCTCGAAGGCCTGGACAACGCGGAATTTGGAGACCTGCGTTGGTTTCAAGGAAG TCACACATACGCACCATTATCGTCCCGCTTCTTGGTTGCTGCTCCCGTCACCCTTGGGGTATCAAAGGTGATTattgttgatcttgagacGGGTTCATGGAAAGAAGTTGGAGATCCATCAATTCTATCCGAGGTCATTCTGGACTCAGTGGCTCGTCTAGATGATACTTcgttcatcatcatgggaGCTGGAACGACGTCTGCCCTAGCGCTCTACCGAGTTAACATTGCCGACTCTGTTCAGATTACAAAGTTGCGTAGCTCGACCGAGGAGGCTTTCCCGGATTCTATATACTCTCAGCCGGAATCGCTCACCATCTCTTCCAAAGGACAGCCGCATCGCAAAATCCATGGATTCCTCTGGATGCCACATAATCCCGACTTCGTGGCACCAGAAGGGGATCTGCCGCCTCTCATCATGCTGAGCCATGGAGGTCCCACCTCGTTCACAGGACTGGGTCTCAAACTCAGGATCCAGTACTTCACATCGAGGGGGTACGCATATCTTGCCCTCAACTACAATGGATCTAGCGCCCATGGCCGCGCGTATCGAGAAGCTCTCTTTGGCAACTTTGGCTTGGTGGACTCGGATGATGCTGCAGAGTTTGCTATCTACCTCGCTGAGACGGGAAAAACGAGGATTGGGGCAGCAGGCATCACTGGTGTCAGCGCGGGAGGATACAACACCCTTCGAACCCTGACTCGCCACCCCTTGGCCTTTGCTGGTGGTGTCTGTCTCTCTGGTATCAGCGACGTTAAACGTCTCGACGAATCCACCCACAAGCTGGAGTCGGACTACGTGGAACATCTGGTTCTAGGACCGGGAGTAGACAAGGGCGAAATGGACCGCATTTGCCACGAGCGAAGCCCATTGTTTGACGCCCACAAAACCAAGGCAccactgctgctgttgcACGGAAAGAAGGACATGGTTTGTCCTCTGGACCAGGTAGAACAAATGGCCGATGCAATCAAGGAGGCAGGAGGAGATGTCAAGCTGATTGTTGCCCCAGATGAGGGACATGGTTTCTATCAGCCCGGGAACGTGAAGATGTGGTTggacgaagaagagaagtGGTGGCGAAAGACGCTACTCTAA
- a CDS encoding Protein kinase domain-containing protein, which produces MAEPRFGLSEAISEERTEPFSQSEIDARFRGIRVEEPVPATDAVAVPLDDLQVEDHHHKQGIRILFRPLAKFPSARSVSPGSDSCQWLALRAEVASSEQPEHKVLAVTQTSRDIKFSVRIPGETQDDSPRPPLWCELYYDPASDKVIFLNKSDVPISLSSVSPTPLSSPPLSAAHIINPGLAKALKPGTWRITVRDIDVLDFRVLEKRPVTLYQPQPPKAPEDVSSTTSSAHINSSGKRALTPEYDEKRVKRRVSDPETPGDDGVIMFLRPAGDHLVFPLPNGRESKELSTVNGHALLDAEKGDTIAVPGVCELDEYQLTKREPIASTSLSAVYTATHSHVPDNIVTVKVLKTRVANPNDKPLVHERNVIRQADMWLRECKSQEDLQHESIVRYYGGDARFLSLYMEHVDAKDLTAAPRWRNKANDEFLGDRNDAVRILGDIASALSYIHGRKLVHNDIKPANILYSPERGAVLCDFGLSTLAANSPTTGGTPYYVPPEFIGRKQRGTASDVWALGVTMLYVLRKIAFPDSRARRQHPRPLYWQIAGVNNPAVPHKNYGNGQPAMSQMRDWLTEIFEARENLNSKDRLERLVMEMLYPNPNQRITMAKVLQELATEQVVAPVK; this is translated from the coding sequence ATGGCCGAACCCAGGTTCGGGCTCTCTGAGGCCATCTCAGAGGAACGCACCGAGCCATTTTCACAGTCCGAGATTGACGCCCGATTCAGGGGCATTCGCGTCGAGGAGCCGGTCCCCGCGACCGACGCTGTGGCCGTCCCGCTGGACGATCTCCAGGTTGaggaccaccaccacaagcAGGGCATCCGCATCCTCTTCCGCCCTCTGGCCAAGTTCCCCAGTGCGCGGTCTGTGAGCCCTGGTAGTGACAGTTGCCAGTGGCTCGCTCTCCGCGCCGAAGTTGCCTCCTCGGAGCAGCCAGAGCATAAAGTCCTGGCAGTGACTCAGACATCCAGGGATATCAAGTTCTCCGTCCGTATCCCCGGCGAGACACAGGATGACTCTCCAAGACCCCCTCTGTGGTGCGAATTGTATTACGATCCCGCCAGTGACAAGGTCATCTTCCTGAACAAGTCGGACGTGCCAATTTCTCTCTCCAGCGTGTCTCCGACGCCACTTTCGAGTCCTCCCCTCAGTGCCGCTCACATCATCAATCCGGGGTTGGCCAAGGCTCTTAAGCCTGGAACCTGGCGCATCACTGTCCGAGACATTGACGTTCTCGACTTTCGAGTGTTGGAGAAGCGCCCAGTGACGCTCTACCAACCTCAGCCGCCAAAGGCCCCCGAGGACGTGTCGTCGACGACCAGCTCTGCCCATATCAACTCGAGCGGCAAGCGAGCCTTGACTCCCGAGTATGACGAGAAGAGGGTGAAACGCCGCGTCTCTGATCCGGAGACACCCGGTGACGACGGCGTCATCATGTTCCTCAGGCCCGCCGGGGATCATCTCGTCTTTCCCCTTCCCAACGGCCGTGAGAGCAAGGAGCTCTCGACTGTGAACGGCCACGCTTTGCTAGACGCCGAAAAGGGCGACACGATTGCAGTCCCGGGTGTTTGCGAACTGGACGAGTACCAGCTCACCAAGCGGGAGCCCATCGCATCGACGTCTCTGTCGGCTGTCTACACTGCGACTCATTCCCACGTGCCTGATAACATTGTCACAGTCAAGGTACTCAAGACGCGTGTCGCAAACCCCAACGACAAGCCATTAGTTCACGAGCGGAACGTCATCCGCCAGGCCGACATGTGGCTCCGTGAGTGCAAGAGTCAGGAGGACTTGCAGCACGAGTCCATTGTACGTTACTACGGCGGAGATGCGCGTTTCTTGTCCCTCTACATGGAGCATGTGGACGCCAAGGATCTCACGGCGGCACCACGGTGGAggaacaaggccaacgacGAGTTCTTGGGTGACAGGAATGACGCCGTTAGGATCCTAGGGGATATCGCCAGCGCCCTCAGCTACATCCACGGTCGCAAGCTGGTGCACAACGACATCAAGCCTGCCAACATCCTCTACTCGCCAGAGCGAGGCGCTGTCCTCTGCGACTTTGGCCTGTCGACCCTGGCCGCTAATTCACCGACGACGGGCGGAACACCGTACTACGTCCCTCCGGAGTTCATTGGGCGCAAGCAACGCGGAACGGCCTCTGATGTCTGGGCCCTGGGTGTCACCATGCTCTACGTGTTGCGCAAGATCGCATTCCCCGACTCTCGCGCTCGTCGACAGCACCCGCGACCTCTGTACTGGCAGATCGCCGGCGTCAACAACCCTGCCGTGCCGCACAAGAACTACGGCAATGGTCAGCCCGCCATGTCCCAGATGCGGGACTGGCTTACCGAGATTTTCGAGGCCAGGGAGaacctcaactccaaggaTCGCCTTGAGCGCCTGGTCATGGAGATGCTCTATCCAAACCCGAACCAGCGTATCACCATGGCGAAGGTGTTGCAAGAGCTGGCAACCGAACAGGTTGTCGCCCCTGTCAAGTGA
- a CDS encoding Fork-head domain-containing protein: MDPPFPHGGQASSYTNPLLAGHGQQSSCVSELTDMGSYYALSSGPEDQSPHLSEAGSLPTSSTLSQQPQQQQQHQQRSYATHIPTPFTSIQSGLHYPPRSHHQAWPSPPPGPDDLDNYSYHSSPTCGSAPTTCYNPSPVSPRTWSSPDYPLQQASETLHQNQQESFKNLQICTPTSTEGFPVRGPQVLTPFTASMSQGLEGEVDGLPRSQSPATIPTSSAGVLSGTNSPREGLLDAPTYMTTKEEESPAGEPENRASPEKQPETRESQGSSAVGAKPEEPYAQLIYRALMGAPGHAMTLQEIYQWFRDNTDKESKNENTGKKSGKNAEGWQNSIRHNLSMNKAFTKDPPKKEPGSGPSMTESTAGGDPKRSTEWRLVDWAIRDGVQSTTRYRPGNSARRAMGSKVQHHPYNHHGHGHSHGFQQHGNPISTKAMSGRRGGCATSKSKLRGRHYTHETATMPPTSHAHRIMPHPHPHPQVHPHANPHAHAHAMRRSTFPAMYHQPAYVYDDLMVPRVQRSQQQMPIKQEQNYSPMTPTPEATAPNPFSLMVPEPSLMPSQAIASSSASNNHHGTAGYSLSGAGAGQGSVYVGPSSTGGFPLGMADVTGVYQPADGHHDDVGGGGGFNERLLGMGPNLVYNWHNNGI, from the exons ATGGATCCACCGTTCCCTCACGGCGGGCAAGCCTCTAGCTACACGAATCCCCTTCTTGCCGGTCACGGGCAACAATCATCCTGCGTGTCAGAGCTTACCGATATGGGGTCATACTATGCCCTCTCATCGGGTCCTGAGGATCAGTCACCACATCTCTCAGAGGCTGGTTCTCTGCCCACATCATCGACCCTGTCACAACAAccgcagcaacagcaacaacaccagcaacGCTCTTATGCGACTCATATTCCGACTCCCTTCACCTCCATACAATCAGGTCTTCACTACCCGCctcgaagccatcaccaagccTGGCCCTCGCCTCCCCCAGGCCCCGATGACTTGGATAACTACTCCTACCACAGTTCGCCGACCTGCGGGAGCGCCCCAACCACTTGCTACAACCCTTCACCAGTCTCACCGAGGACGTGGTCCTCCCCAGACTACCCTCTGCAACAAGCTTCGGAAACACTCCATCAGAACCAGCAAGAGTCTTTCAAGAACCTTCAGATCTGTACCCCAACTTCGACAGAAGGCTTTCCCGTTCGGGGCCCTCAGGTGCTGACGCCTTTCACGGCGAGCATGAGCCAGGGCCTTGAGGGTGAAGTGGACGGTCTTCCAAGAAGCCAGTCGCCCGCAACGATTCCGACATCGTCAGCTGGAGTACTCTCAGGCACCAACTCCCCTCGCGAAGGGTTGTTGGATGCTCCTACCTACATGACgaccaaggaggaagagtcgCCGGCAGGCGAACCAGAGAACCGTGCGAGCCCAGAGAAGCAGCCGGAGACTAGGGAATCGCAAGGCTCGTCGGCTGTTGGCGCTAAGCCTGAGGAACCCTACGCCCAGCTCATCTACCGGGCCCTGATGGGCGCACCGGGGCACGCCATGACTCTGCAAGAGATCTATCAATGGTTCCGCGACAACACGGACAAGGAGTCCAAGAACGAGAACACGGGCAAGAAGAGCGGTAAGAATGCTGAAGGATGGCAGAACAGCATCCGCCACAACCTGAGCATGAACAAG GCTTTCACGAAAGATCCGCCCAAGAAGGAGCCCGGCTCCGGCCCTAGCATGACAGAATCGACGGCAGGCGGAGACCCCAAGAGATCGACAGAGTGGAGGCTGGTAGACTGGGCCATCCGCGACGGGGTGCAGAGCACAACGAGATACCGCCCTGGCAACTCGGCACGCCGAGCAATGGGGTCCAAGGTGCAGCACCATCCCTacaaccaccatggccatggccacaGTCACGGATTCCAACAGCACGGTAACCCAATTTCCACAAAAGCCATGTctgggaggagaggaggatgcgcAACGAGCAAGTCGAAATTGCGTGGCCGCCATTACACGCACGAGACGGCCACCATGCCACCAACATCGCATGCCCACCGTATCATGCCACATCCGCATCCGCATCCTCAAGTTCATCCCCATGCTAAtccccatgcccatgcccatgccatgCGCCGCTCCACCTTCCCGGCCATGTATCACCAGCCGGCCTATGTCTACGACGATCTGATGGTGCCGCGAGTCCAGAGAtcgcagcagcagatgccaATCAAGCAGGAGCAGAACTACAGCCCTATGACACCGACCCCCGAGGCGACTGCACCCAACCCATTCAGCCTGATGGTCCCGGAGCCGAGCTTGATGCCCTCGCAGGCTATCGCTTCCTCCAGCGCCAGCAACAACCACCATGGCACCGCCGGCTACTCTCTGTCCGGGGCCGGGGCCGGCCAAGGCAGCGTGTACGTCGGACCTTCATCAACGGGCGGGTTCCCTCTAGGCATGGCCGACGTCACAGGTGTCTATCAACCCGCAGACGGCCACCACGACGAtgttggcggcggcggcggatTCAACGAGCGCCTCTTGGGGATGGGCCCCAACTTAGTTTACAACTGGCACAATAACGGAATCTGA
- a CDS encoding XLF domain-containing protein: MSPTKSWRPLPLPSSSDLPPLLVSLDIATSAYTVHITDMANVWTESLDRKSICIRGWSENTTIDPSDTPDNMAKFLDSLNTALDSTQPGYGQTHLRLQPASKSDAGDGGLTLQITCELPGLQPLKWPMHLKKLPSSAIATDLVLPLIQAHLTRNLEVESLIRTLGHKDVVITKLLDKLEAVGTGLEHVFNALSGKKRISRAAAADKIPGLAPFDRRRWKSDLAYTDDGPSSAESLIEDVLGGGGLQFEPTIEVAESPLLDDWWHQFSGASSATRPSQAKAVPAKEKTPPPKEPEAGDDGDDDFQVQSTPPHLAAARKSVASRDKPVPDDASTEGDPESPASAKDVPVPPETRKEARPTRRLGALGRKKQSTPPRSPSPKIPPPAKKAPSPNADDSETASEAEDDGATASLPDDDPPPAPSPSPPPKPVAKKSGLGRIGGAKSKQPVKETSPPTEPEVTEIARPATQNPPKRLGVIGKKKGDAKESSSAADEGRGRARSTKEDTPKPRETSQERADRRREELKRELAKKAAAGPAKKKRKF; the protein is encoded by the coding sequence GTCTTGGCGGCCGTTGCCGCTCCCCTCGTCATCCGATTTACCTCCCCTCCTGGTTTCACTGGATATCGCCACATCGGCGTACACGGTTCATATCACCGACATGGCCAACGTCTGGACCGAAAGCCTTGACAGGAAGTCCATCTGCATCAGAGGCTGGAGCGAGAACACCACCATTGACCCCAGTGACACCCCGgacaacatggccaagttcCTAGACAGCCTCAATACTGCACTCGACTCGACACAGCCAGGCTATGGTCAAACTCATCTCCGCCTTCAACCAGCTTCCAAATCTGACGCTGGCGATGGCGGTCTCACATTGCAGATTACCTGTGAACTTCCCGGGCTACAGCCGCTCAAATGGCCTATGCACCTAAAGAAGTTGCCATCGTCTGCCATCGCTACAGATCTTGTGCTTCCTCTCATCCAAGCCCATCTCACCAGAAACCTCGAGGTCGAATCGTTAATTCGGACGCTGGGTCATAAAGACGTGGTCATCACCAAACTTCTGGACAAGCTGGAGGCTGTAGGCACGGGCCTAGAGCATGTATTCAACGCGCTTTCCGGAAAGAAGCGAATCTCCAGAGCTGCCGCCGCAGACAAAATCCCAGGCCTAGCCCCATTTGACCGTCGCCGCTGGAAGTCTGACCTTGCATACACGGACGATGGCCCAAGCAGCGCAGAGTCGTTGATAGAAGATGTCcttgggggaggagggttgCAGTTTGAGCCTACAATCGAGGTTGCCGAATCACCTCTGTTAGATGACTGGTGGCATCAGTTCAGTGGCGCCTCCTCCGCGACGCGTCCATCACAGGCAAAGGCCGTCCCTGCAAAGGAGAAGACACCTCCGCCCAAGGAGCCagaggctggtgatgatggcgacgacgattTTCAAGTCCAgtcaacaccaccacaccTTGCTGCCGCAAGGAAGTCCGTGGCATCCAGGGACAAGCCTGTCCCTGACGACGCATCCACCGAGGGTGATCCCGAGTCTCCCGCTTCGGCCAAAGACGTCCCCGTTCCTCCCGAGACACGGAAGGAGGCCAGGCCGACTCGACGGCTAGGGGCACTCGGCCGAAAGAAGCAGTCAACTCCGCCCCGATCCCCCAGTCCCAAAATACCTCCGCCAGCGAAGAAAGCACCAAGCCCAAATGCCGATGACTCCGAGACAGCATCGGAGGCAGAAGACGACGGTGCAACAGCGTCGCTTCCAGACGATGATCCACCCCCAGCACCTTCTCCCTCGCCTCCACCTAAACCCGTTGCAAAGAAGAGTGGCCTTGGGCGCATCGGAGGAGCCAAGTCTAAGCAGCCCGTCAAAGAGACATCACCGCCCACAGAACCTGAAGTGACTGAAATTGCCAGGCCGGCCACCCAGAATCCCCCTAAGAGGTTGGGTGTGAttggaaagaagaagggggaTGCGAAGGAGTCATCATCAGCTGCAGATGAGGGCAGAGGCCGGGCCCGATCAACGAAAGAGGATACACCAAAACCAAGAGAGACTTCACAAGAGAGGGCTGACCGCAGACGAGAGGAACTCAAGAGGGAGCtggcgaagaaggcggcaGCTGGtccggccaagaagaagcggaaaTTCTAG